In a single window of the Limnochorda sp. L945t genome:
- a CDS encoding methionine synthase: MATLRTTSVGSFPKPDYLVQARNRFSRGEISREELGRLERRATQECIRLQERLGVDILVHGEMERGDMTTYFAEQLGGFAISPPVRSYGNRYYRKPIVVGPIERRQPMATEAFRFAQSLTDRPVKGMLTGPYTMADWSFNDYYPTRRALVLRMAEVIHEEAVDLERAGARYIQIDEPAISTRPEEIELAIEALGIVTKGLSAHTITHICYGHFEKIYPRMLDLPVDQLDLEAANNDFGILELFRRQRPHKEIALGVVDVHSHVVEPVEQIKRNIERALDVLDPERLYIDPDCGLKTRTWQEAEAKLRNMVEAVRQVKAERGLA, translated from the coding sequence ATGGCAACGCTACGCACGACCAGCGTGGGGAGCTTCCCCAAACCGGACTACCTGGTGCAGGCCCGCAACCGCTTCTCCCGTGGCGAGATCTCCCGGGAGGAGCTGGGCCGGCTCGAGCGGCGCGCTACGCAGGAGTGCATCCGCCTTCAGGAGCGGCTCGGCGTCGACATCCTGGTGCACGGCGAGATGGAGCGGGGCGACATGACGACCTACTTCGCCGAGCAGCTCGGCGGGTTCGCGATCAGCCCCCCGGTGCGCTCGTACGGTAACCGCTACTATCGCAAGCCCATCGTCGTCGGCCCCATCGAGCGCCGCCAGCCCATGGCCACCGAGGCCTTCCGCTTTGCGCAGAGCCTGACCGACCGGCCGGTGAAGGGGATGCTCACCGGGCCGTACACGATGGCCGACTGGTCGTTCAACGACTACTACCCGACCCGGCGGGCGCTGGTGCTCAGGATGGCCGAGGTGATCCACGAGGAGGCCGTCGATCTGGAGCGGGCGGGCGCTCGTTACATCCAGATCGACGAGCCGGCCATCTCGACCCGGCCCGAGGAGATCGAGCTTGCCATCGAGGCGCTCGGCATCGTCACGAAGGGCCTTTCCGCCCACACCATCACGCACATCTGTTACGGTCACTTCGAGAAGATCTACCCGCGTATGCTGGACCTGCCGGTGGATCAGCTCGACCTCGAAGCGGCCAACAACGACTTCGGCATCCTGGAGCTGTTCCGGCGCCAGCGTCCGCACAAGGAGATCGCGCTGGGGGTCGTGGACGTCCACAGCCACGTCGTCGAGCCGGTCGAGCAGATTAAGCGTAACATCGAGCGGGCCCTGGACGTGCTCGACCCGGAGCGGCTGTACATCGACCCCGATTGCGGCCTCAAGACGCGGACCTGGCAGGAGGCCGAGGCGAAGCTCCGCAACATGGTGGAGGCGGTGCGCCAGGTGAAAGCCGAGCGGGGTCTCGCATGA
- the rfaE2 gene encoding D-glycero-beta-D-manno-heptose 1-phosphate adenylyltransferase, which produces MEPGRAGRVVTLEQAVAFAREIRRGGGRVALTNGCFDLLHAGHVTVLERARALADALIVGVNTDESVRRLKGAGRPIVPQDERARLVAALRAVDRVVLFGEPTASTLVLAIRPDVYVKGADYTPEGLPEREALREAGARLVLVPLEAGRSTTALIERIRAGSEPPA; this is translated from the coding sequence GTGGAGCCGGGCAGGGCCGGCCGGGTCGTCACGCTGGAGCAGGCGGTGGCATTTGCCCGGGAGATTCGCCGCGGCGGGGGGAGGGTGGCCCTCACCAACGGCTGCTTCGATCTGCTCCACGCCGGGCACGTCACCGTCCTGGAGAGGGCAAGGGCGCTGGCCGACGCGCTCATCGTCGGCGTCAACACCGACGAGAGCGTGCGGCGGTTGAAGGGGGCGGGCCGGCCCATCGTCCCGCAGGACGAACGGGCCAGGCTGGTGGCGGCGCTGCGGGCGGTCGACCGGGTCGTGCTCTTCGGCGAACCGACCGCCAGTACGCTCGTCCTGGCCATCCGCCCCGACGTCTACGTCAAAGGGGCCGATTACACGCCGGAGGGGCTGCCGGAGCGCGAGGCGCTTCGCGAAGCGGGCGCACGCCTGGTGCTGGTGCCGCTGGAAGCAGGGCGCTCCACCACGGCCCTGATCGAGCGCATTCGAGCGGGTAGCGAGCCCCCGGCCTGA
- a CDS encoding bifunctional heptose 7-phosphate kinase/heptose 1-phosphate adenyltransferase: protein MSETHSAPGERVDVAASQAASLLERAQGRLVAVIGDPILDRYVYGEPQRVAREAPVLILRWAGDEERAGGAANAAANASALGARVELVGLVGQDRAADRLEALMEQQGIAHTLVRDAGRPTTVKTRYVAGSRQTVWQQVLRLDRWEASFAGGEVLARLVEAARLAASRADAVILSEYGAGTLAPPVRDAAMEAAKARGAPVVVDSRYRLLDFGGAFAATPNTGEAEHAVGRPLRVEQDFVEAGQKLLAKLDVHLLVLTRGEEGMSLFFRDGRRPLRLMAYRPREVYDVSGAGDTVISALALGLTVGEEHAVAAALLADVAAGLVVAKRGVATVSAGEVREALEAWAPEVYALPMPREVR from the coding sequence TTGAGCGAGACGCATTCCGCCCCGGGTGAGCGCGTCGACGTTGCCGCCTCCCAGGCGGCGTCGCTCCTCGAGCGGGCCCAGGGCCGGCTCGTCGCGGTCATCGGCGACCCGATCCTCGACCGCTACGTTTACGGCGAGCCCCAGCGGGTCGCCCGAGAGGCCCCTGTGCTGATCCTGCGCTGGGCAGGGGACGAGGAGCGGGCGGGCGGCGCCGCCAACGCGGCGGCCAACGCGTCGGCCCTCGGCGCCCGTGTGGAGCTCGTGGGGCTCGTGGGTCAGGATCGGGCGGCCGACCGTCTGGAAGCGCTGATGGAGCAACAGGGAATCGCCCACACCCTCGTCCGGGACGCCGGCAGGCCGACGACGGTCAAGACCCGGTACGTGGCCGGCAGCCGGCAGACGGTGTGGCAGCAGGTGCTGCGCCTGGACAGGTGGGAGGCGAGCTTCGCGGGCGGAGAGGTGCTGGCCCGGCTGGTGGAGGCCGCAAGGCTGGCCGCATCGAGGGCCGACGCCGTGATCCTGTCGGAGTACGGCGCCGGCACCCTGGCGCCGCCCGTCCGGGACGCGGCGATGGAGGCGGCGAAAGCCAGGGGCGCGCCGGTGGTCGTGGATTCCCGCTACCGTTTGCTCGATTTCGGGGGCGCGTTCGCCGCCACCCCCAATACGGGCGAGGCCGAGCACGCCGTGGGGCGCCCCTTGCGGGTAGAGCAGGACTTCGTGGAAGCAGGTCAAAAGCTTCTGGCCAAACTCGACGTGCACCTGCTGGTGCTGACCCGCGGCGAGGAGGGGATGTCCCTTTTCTTTCGGGACGGGCGCAGGCCCTTGCGGCTCATGGCATACCGGCCGCGTGAAGTGTATGATGTCTCGGGCGCCGGCGACACGGTGATCTCGGCGCTGGCGCTGGGCCTCACGGTCGGGGAGGAGCACGCCGTCGCGGCGGCGCTGCTGGCCGACGTGGCCGCAGGGCTGGTGGTCGCCAAGCGCGGCGTGGCCACGGTGAGCGCCGGGGAAGTGCGGGAAGCGCTGGAGGCGTGGGCGCCGGAGGTGTACGCGCTTCCGATGCCCCGGGAGGTCCGGTAG
- a CDS encoding lysylphosphatidylglycerol synthase transmembrane domain-containing protein has product MQRQASRLSRRGMARGVTVSLAVGAASVAALLIWGRDGDDVTRQLGWVDPWWLTLAGGLTLLAWQLRTWRSQLLARAMDVRVPAGRMFRYYLASVFVSHVTPTSTGGLPVFVYLLTREGLTFGQATAVAVVDSGLVVLWLLAAWPVVIAWRGLGAMAGSTPALSLLMLLSLALMAAFVVGILWRPRWLAVFFLMLRRRLAKRHEGRRGRWVQRALARIARESLRFAFAVRRLVIKRPWLLAGATLLTGVYWAVYLSIAWSVLIGLGARIAWAHAALAQLVFNLAQAFIPTPGGSGGAELLMAYLFRGTLPGGRLAAFVGAWRFFTFYASLAVGGAMFVRSLRGVLDERGTSFEGEPPGGPGLGRAGSGGRRSRVAAEPVPWIRSARRETRLERDAFRPG; this is encoded by the coding sequence GTGCAGCGCCAGGCTTCCCGCCTCAGCCGGCGGGGCATGGCACGCGGGGTCACCGTCTCTTTGGCGGTGGGAGCGGCCTCGGTGGCCGCTCTTCTCATATGGGGCAGAGATGGCGACGACGTCACGCGCCAGCTCGGATGGGTCGATCCGTGGTGGCTCACCCTGGCCGGCGGCCTCACGCTGCTGGCGTGGCAGCTGCGCACGTGGCGCTCCCAGCTGCTGGCCCGCGCGATGGACGTGCGCGTGCCGGCCGGGCGCATGTTCCGGTACTACCTGGCGAGCGTGTTCGTGTCGCACGTCACGCCGACGAGCACCGGCGGACTGCCGGTCTTCGTCTACCTGCTCACCCGGGAAGGGTTGACCTTCGGCCAGGCCACCGCGGTGGCGGTGGTCGACTCCGGACTGGTGGTGCTGTGGCTGCTAGCCGCCTGGCCGGTGGTCATCGCATGGCGAGGCCTCGGAGCGATGGCCGGGAGTACGCCGGCGCTCAGCCTGCTGATGCTCCTTTCGCTGGCCCTGATGGCCGCGTTCGTGGTCGGGATCCTGTGGCGGCCCCGCTGGCTGGCGGTCTTCTTCCTGATGCTGCGCCGCCGCCTGGCGAAGCGGCACGAGGGAAGGCGCGGGCGATGGGTGCAGCGGGCCCTGGCGCGGATCGCCAGGGAAAGCCTGCGGTTCGCCTTCGCCGTGCGGCGGCTGGTGATCAAGCGGCCCTGGCTCCTGGCCGGCGCCACGCTGCTCACCGGAGTGTACTGGGCCGTGTACCTCTCGATCGCCTGGAGCGTCTTGATCGGCCTGGGCGCGCGGATCGCGTGGGCACATGCGGCCCTGGCGCAGCTCGTCTTCAACCTGGCCCAGGCGTTCATCCCCACGCCCGGCGGGAGCGGCGGGGCCGAGCTCTTGATGGCGTACCTGTTCCGCGGGACGCTGCCGGGAGGGCGTCTCGCCGCCTTCGTCGGGGCGTGGCGGTTCTTCACGTTTTACGCGAGCCTGGCGGTGGGCGGGGCCATGTTCGTGCGATCCCTGCGAGGCGTACTGGACGAGAGGGGGACCTCTTTCGAGGGCGAACCGCCGGGCGGGCCCGGGCTCGGGCGCGCCGGCTCCGGCGGAAGGCGCTCGAGGGTCGCCGCCGAACCCGTGCCGTGGATCCGGTCGGCTCGGAGGGAGACCAGGCTTGAGCGAGACGCATTCCGCCCCGGGTGA
- a CDS encoding glycosyltransferase family 9 protein, protein MPDPTGPGAQRLPAPAIRKILVIQLCPLGDTLFGTPAIRALRRRFPGAHIADLTWSSNREILEGNPYLDRLITCPGPLKLPRILSELVEEDFDAVVALSHVGSWLTLFTGASVRAGFNSQTLGWAYTVQVPDRRERHAVDYCLDVVAALGAEPDGRAMDLPLPDEHRRWAHETLARHRSRPPLRVAIHPGGRHFQAKRWPAEGFAYVADYLEGQYGAQVILVGGRDDVGLAHAIVQATRLAQPLVVAGQAGIKQTAAILQQSDLFIGNDSAPMHMAVAVGTPVVALFGPTNPDNFRPLGPLDVVVRRPPACSPCFHWLEGSRQHFPALCQINGAAECMRAITPRDVLAAVEWQLDRLHLRVLRSLGRPPSLPPHGWPPEAMVALAPSRLRWGRRERPRPWRRRRLLGVRRMPAPHEIREFEEL, encoded by the coding sequence ATGCCGGATCCGACAGGGCCAGGTGCACAACGCCTCCCGGCCCCGGCCATTCGCAAGATCCTGGTCATCCAGCTGTGTCCCCTGGGAGACACCCTGTTCGGGACGCCGGCCATCCGCGCGCTCCGCCGGCGGTTTCCCGGCGCTCACATCGCCGACCTGACCTGGTCCTCCAACCGCGAGATCCTCGAGGGTAACCCGTACCTCGACCGGCTCATCACCTGCCCGGGGCCGCTCAAGCTGCCCCGGATCCTGTCGGAGCTGGTCGAGGAGGACTTCGATGCGGTCGTGGCGCTGTCCCACGTGGGCAGCTGGTTGACCCTCTTCACGGGCGCGTCGGTCCGGGCAGGCTTCAACAGCCAGACGCTGGGATGGGCCTACACCGTCCAGGTGCCCGACCGGCGCGAGCGCCACGCGGTGGACTACTGCCTCGACGTCGTGGCGGCGCTGGGGGCGGAGCCCGACGGGAGGGCCATGGACCTGCCGCTTCCTGACGAGCACCGCCGCTGGGCTCACGAGACGCTGGCCCGGCACCGCAGCCGTCCTCCCCTGCGCGTGGCCATCCATCCCGGAGGCCGGCATTTCCAGGCCAAGCGGTGGCCGGCCGAAGGCTTCGCGTACGTGGCCGACTACCTGGAGGGCCAGTACGGGGCGCAGGTGATCCTGGTCGGAGGCCGCGACGACGTGGGACTGGCCCACGCCATCGTCCAGGCGACTCGCCTGGCCCAGCCCCTGGTCGTCGCGGGGCAGGCGGGGATCAAGCAGACGGCGGCCATCCTCCAGCAGTCGGACCTCTTCATCGGCAACGACTCGGCGCCGATGCACATGGCCGTGGCGGTGGGGACGCCGGTGGTGGCGCTGTTCGGACCGACCAACCCGGACAACTTCCGGCCGCTCGGCCCGCTGGACGTCGTGGTTCGCAGGCCGCCTGCCTGCAGTCCCTGCTTCCACTGGCTCGAAGGGAGCCGCCAGCATTTCCCTGCCCTGTGCCAGATAAACGGGGCGGCCGAGTGCATGCGGGCCATCACCCCGAGGGACGTGCTGGCGGCCGTCGAATGGCAGCTGGACAGGCTGCACTTGCGGGTACTCCGCTCCCTGGGACGGCCGCCCTCCCTTCCGCCCCACGGTTGGCCGCCGGAGGCGATGGTGGCGCTGGCCCCTTCGCGGCTGCGCTGGGGCCGGCGGGAGCGCCCCCGTCCCTGGCGGCGGCGACGGCTCCTGGGTGTTCGCCGGATGCCCGCCCCGCACGAAATTCGCGAGTTCGAGGAGCTGTGA
- a CDS encoding LysM peptidoglycan-binding domain-containing protein yields MAVRIKESELRLTRRVEDRSVDATASGTLRLPSELPDAASVVRWRALASVERLTPDPASGRVEAQGRVRVWVVYVAAGSEAPDPVGAVYGGRMDGELSYSAWLEIPPEGEAAAWQVDVTVRDVEGRFRPDGRSADVDAVLGVHFTGVASEQSRVVTQVLASPPDRVDASTANLRLKVVQGWATARINVEDARPMDVPGGGDRPLRVLDLRVQPLITGVEVRPGEAVVKGQLSYELLYAYQHQPAAQGSALDAGAPAEPAQEEATGGSGPAERQAPARAWHVDLASWTGQEGFESALAIDGIGQGSQVKAQASVTDASVRILGTEGVVSVSAQVEIRATATASQLVPVVAAIRADAASVEQRTVPVRVEAPAGEGRRTFTASTTVELPGGLPPIERIVWSGAGVDTITARPEPGRVHVSATATPWIYYLPYKAEPQSQGLHFASWPGALSIEQVLAIPDLRPEAEVRAQAGPMTAEVDLISRQTLEFTVSGTCQAEAETPVTQDVVAEAVLVRPSGSEPDPFIYLVVTQAGDTLWKLSRRYRTATQQILAANPDLEAYEETAQLPAGTRLFILRGA; encoded by the coding sequence GTGGCGGTGCGCATCAAAGAGAGCGAGCTCCGGCTCACCCGGCGCGTCGAGGACCGCAGCGTGGACGCCACGGCGTCGGGGACCCTGCGCCTGCCCAGCGAACTGCCGGACGCCGCCTCGGTCGTCCGGTGGAGGGCGCTGGCCAGCGTGGAACGGTTGACCCCCGATCCCGCCTCCGGGCGCGTCGAGGCGCAGGGAAGGGTGCGCGTTTGGGTGGTGTACGTGGCCGCCGGGTCCGAGGCGCCAGACCCGGTGGGCGCCGTGTACGGCGGCAGGATGGACGGGGAGCTCTCGTACTCGGCCTGGCTCGAGATCCCGCCCGAGGGCGAAGCTGCGGCATGGCAGGTCGACGTGACGGTACGCGACGTCGAGGGCCGCTTTCGCCCGGACGGTCGCAGCGCGGACGTGGACGCGGTCCTGGGCGTCCACTTTACCGGCGTCGCCTCGGAACAGAGTCGGGTCGTGACCCAGGTCCTGGCGAGCCCTCCCGATCGGGTCGACGCGTCGACGGCCAACCTGCGGCTGAAGGTGGTACAGGGATGGGCTACGGCCCGGATCAACGTCGAGGACGCCCGGCCCATGGACGTACCGGGGGGCGGCGACAGGCCCTTGCGGGTCCTGGACCTCCGGGTCCAGCCCCTGATCACCGGTGTCGAGGTGCGGCCCGGCGAGGCGGTGGTGAAGGGGCAGCTCTCGTACGAACTGCTCTACGCCTACCAGCACCAGCCGGCCGCCCAGGGCAGCGCCCTCGACGCCGGTGCGCCGGCCGAACCCGCCCAGGAGGAAGCCACCGGCGGTTCCGGCCCGGCCGAGCGCCAGGCGCCCGCCCGTGCCTGGCACGTCGACCTGGCCAGCTGGACGGGCCAGGAAGGGTTCGAGTCGGCCCTGGCCATCGACGGCATCGGTCAGGGCAGCCAGGTCAAGGCCCAGGCCTCCGTGACGGACGCCTCGGTTCGGATTCTGGGCACCGAGGGCGTGGTCTCCGTCAGCGCTCAGGTGGAGATACGCGCCACGGCCACGGCCAGCCAGCTCGTACCGGTCGTGGCGGCGATCCGGGCCGACGCAGCCTCGGTGGAGCAGCGCACCGTGCCGGTGCGTGTGGAAGCTCCGGCGGGAGAGGGACGGCGCACTTTCACGGCGTCCACCACCGTGGAGCTGCCCGGGGGATTGCCACCCATCGAGCGGATCGTGTGGAGCGGGGCCGGTGTCGACACCATCACGGCGAGGCCGGAACCGGGCCGCGTCCACGTCTCGGCGACGGCCACCCCTTGGATCTATTATCTGCCCTACAAAGCCGAGCCCCAGAGCCAGGGCCTCCACTTCGCCTCCTGGCCCGGGGCGCTTTCCATCGAACAGGTCCTCGCCATCCCCGACCTGCGCCCGGAAGCGGAGGTGCGAGCCCAGGCGGGTCCCATGACGGCCGAGGTCGACCTGATCAGCCGGCAAACCCTGGAGTTCACCGTCTCCGGGACGTGCCAGGCCGAGGCGGAGACGCCGGTGACGCAGGACGTCGTGGCGGAGGCGGTGTTGGTGCGGCCGTCGGGCAGTGAGCCCGATCCCTTCATCTACCTCGTGGTCACCCAGGCGGGTGACACCCTGTGGAAGCTGTCCCGCCGGTACCGCACGGCGACCCAGCAGATCCTGGCAGCCAATCCAGACCTGGAAGCTTACGAGGAAACGGCCCAGCTGCCCGCCGGGACGCGCCTGTTCATCCTGCGGGGCGCGTGA
- a CDS encoding peptidoglycan-binding domain-containing protein, translating to MAHGGERQPAAPGSVQPPSGRPPLLRAGSHGPWVAYLQRRLADLGFYEGPMDGWYGELTEAAVRSFQRAFRLAVDGLAGRQVLGLLADPLVAVETHAVGGNGSHVTLREVARLLELAPGALEADNGLFHGAPLPKGRPIQVRRRLAILWDEALPGRQPGEEGSSSWSGRACPWATWEVDRLGRIRPAADGAAPLDRLSSPPGCPVAIVILEPGRSLLPPRPGTLSRWLARAERPPRVILTGPPQSEHLPLGPGSRPLPAGAAARVAKGLRQAGVRPWLSRPVTGGNRALLRWEGSELGRLGSVWERIVVWAPLPGTPLEEAFESVQAFVQGLRPFRPPWAVLLGIDLATWLIEGDQRRRLTRTEAVMLGWQLRVRRLIRRHPSEPDASSGGQARLVRYGAAQLARWMWWMRWAGLGGVALAGVDRADPASLAAVQNALAAVKLGPSPS from the coding sequence GTGGCCCATGGCGGTGAGCGCCAACCGGCGGCACCCGGCTCCGTGCAGCCACCCTCGGGCCGGCCGCCCCTGTTGAGGGCCGGGAGCCACGGGCCCTGGGTGGCGTACCTCCAGCGCCGCCTCGCGGACCTGGGCTTCTACGAGGGCCCCATGGACGGGTGGTACGGAGAACTGACGGAAGCAGCGGTCCGCTCCTTCCAGCGCGCCTTCCGGCTCGCGGTGGACGGGCTCGCAGGGCGCCAGGTGCTCGGGTTGCTCGCCGATCCCCTGGTGGCCGTGGAGACCCACGCGGTGGGCGGCAACGGGTCGCACGTCACTCTCCGGGAGGTCGCCCGGCTGTTGGAGCTGGCGCCCGGCGCGCTGGAGGCCGACAACGGCCTCTTCCACGGCGCGCCGCTTCCCAAAGGGCGTCCCATCCAGGTGCGCCGCCGGCTGGCCATCCTGTGGGACGAGGCGCTCCCTGGGCGGCAGCCGGGCGAGGAGGGCTCCTCCTCCTGGAGCGGGCGGGCGTGCCCGTGGGCGACGTGGGAGGTCGACCGCTTGGGGCGCATTCGACCGGCGGCAGACGGGGCCGCGCCGCTCGATCGCCTGTCCTCTCCACCCGGATGCCCGGTCGCCATCGTAATCCTCGAGCCGGGGCGCTCGCTCCTGCCACCCCGGCCGGGCACCCTGTCCCGCTGGCTTGCCCGCGCGGAGCGTCCCCCCCGCGTCATCCTCACCGGCCCGCCGCAATCGGAGCACCTGCCGCTCGGGCCCGGCAGTCGCCCGTTGCCGGCCGGCGCGGCGGCCCGGGTCGCGAAAGGCTTGCGCCAGGCCGGGGTGCGGCCGTGGCTCAGCAGGCCCGTGACCGGCGGGAACCGAGCGCTGCTGCGCTGGGAGGGATCGGAGCTGGGGAGGCTGGGCAGCGTGTGGGAACGCATCGTGGTGTGGGCGCCGCTGCCCGGCACCCCTCTGGAGGAGGCCTTCGAGTCCGTGCAGGCGTTCGTTCAAGGCCTGCGGCCTTTCCGTCCCCCGTGGGCGGTCCTGCTGGGGATCGACCTGGCCACGTGGCTGATCGAGGGGGACCAGCGCCGCCGCCTCACCCGCACCGAGGCGGTCATGCTCGGCTGGCAGCTGCGGGTACGGCGGCTGATCCGGCGGCACCCGTCGGAGCCGGACGCATCTTCCGGCGGGCAAGCGCGCCTGGTGCGCTACGGCGCCGCGCAGCTGGCCCGTTGGATGTGGTGGATGCGCTGGGCGGGGCTGGGAGGCGTGGCCCTCGCCGGCGTGGACCGGGCGGACCCCGCCTCCCTCGCGGCGGTACAAAACGCGCTGGCCGCGGTCAAGCTCGGGCCTTCGCCCTCATAA
- a CDS encoding N-acetylmuramoyl-L-alanine amidase family protein: protein MSTSHVYRARRLRVVLDGRVLEGTVGRLDGQAAWVNAAAIASRWGARLDVGEDVLGWHDPRTGRTVVFRRGRAQAQLDGDGAVVALAASPDWSDGMLIFPADAVALAGGASVSVDTRAGVVFLTRPDPYLSSWRILLDPGHGGRDPGSSLGGGLVEKDLNLYVARRLGRLLKAAGAVVGLTRVSDVDLTAGDRCARARRFRAGMAVSIHHGLLLEASLQGAEAYFYRREDSRRLAASLAGALARGLQLPSRGVREANVGFLSCLSCPAAVTEAALPGDDDTLRKLNHPWGRIREALALLEGIRGFCSTARADGVVWGYPAP, encoded by the coding sequence TTGAGCACCTCCCATGTGTACCGGGCCCGCCGGTTGCGGGTGGTCCTGGACGGGCGCGTGCTGGAGGGGACCGTTGGCCGGTTGGACGGCCAGGCGGCGTGGGTCAACGCCGCTGCCATCGCATCCCGGTGGGGAGCGCGACTCGACGTGGGCGAGGACGTCCTGGGCTGGCACGATCCCCGCACGGGTCGCACCGTGGTCTTCCGCCGCGGCCGGGCCCAGGCCCAGCTCGACGGCGACGGGGCCGTGGTCGCGCTGGCGGCCTCTCCCGACTGGTCCGACGGCATGCTGATCTTTCCCGCCGATGCCGTGGCCCTTGCCGGCGGGGCCTCGGTAAGCGTGGATACCCGGGCGGGGGTCGTCTTTCTGACTCGGCCCGATCCGTACCTGTCCTCATGGCGCATCCTCCTCGATCCCGGGCATGGGGGGCGGGATCCGGGGAGCAGCCTGGGCGGCGGGCTGGTCGAAAAGGATCTCAACCTGTACGTGGCGAGGAGGCTGGGCCGGCTGCTCAAAGCGGCGGGCGCCGTCGTGGGCCTCACCCGCGTGAGCGACGTCGACCTCACCGCCGGCGATCGGTGCGCACGGGCGAGGCGCTTTCGCGCCGGCATGGCGGTGAGCATCCACCACGGGCTCTTGCTTGAGGCGTCGCTGCAGGGGGCCGAGGCGTACTTCTACCGGCGGGAGGATAGCCGGCGGCTGGCGGCGTCGCTGGCCGGGGCGTTGGCGAGAGGGCTGCAGCTGCCCAGCCGGGGCGTGCGGGAGGCCAACGTGGGGTTCTTGAGCTGCCTCAGCTGCCCGGCGGCCGTGACGGAGGCCGCGCTGCCCGGCGACGACGACACCCTGCGCAAGCTCAACCATCCCTGGGGGCGCATCCGGGAGGCGCTGGCCCTCCTGGAGGGGATCCGGGGCTTTTGCAGCACCGCCCGGGCGGACGGTGTGGTATGGGGCTACCCCGCCCCTTGA
- a CDS encoding ribonuclease H-like YkuK family protein: protein MQFISPTKGPMDFDAMFAEIIAYVREVPEATYRVIVGTDSQLREETSFVTAVIVHRVGKGARYFYSREREVFGRSLRQRIFYEAARSLDVAGQLAARLAANGHADFDIEIHLDIGRHGETKNLIREVVGMVTGSGFDARIKPDSFGASKVADKYTK from the coding sequence ATGCAGTTCATCAGCCCGACCAAGGGGCCGATGGATTTCGACGCGATGTTCGCGGAGATCATCGCGTACGTCCGTGAGGTGCCCGAAGCGACGTACCGTGTCATCGTCGGTACGGACTCGCAGCTTCGCGAGGAGACGAGCTTCGTCACCGCCGTCATCGTGCACCGGGTCGGCAAAGGCGCCCGCTATTTCTACTCCCGTGAGCGGGAGGTCTTCGGCCGGAGCCTGCGCCAGCGCATCTTCTACGAGGCGGCCCGAAGCCTCGACGTGGCCGGGCAGCTGGCGGCGCGGCTGGCTGCCAACGGGCACGCGGACTTCGACATCGAGATCCACCTCGACATCGGCCGCCACGGCGAGACCAAGAACCTCATCCGCGAAGTCGTCGGCATGGTGACGGGCAGCGGCTTCGACGCGCGGATCAAGCCCGATTCGTTCGGGGCCTCCAAGGTCGCCGACAAGTACACCAAGTAG
- a CDS encoding ABC transporter ATP-binding protein, which translates to MAFEPRDDDAVVCTGLTKHFWETPGNDREPPAPDGSGAATGNGHDHEGSPAAAVPRRAAAAAWRRLWPGRRPRRRVAAVDGIDLVVRRGEIFGIIGPNGSGKSTLIRLMATLLIPDGGTIRIFGHDVAREQLAVRRLINRVSVEASFFKKLSALENLSYAARLYDVPPRDARREALRILHRLGLAEAKLACPLEELSRGMQQKVAIARALLTSPVLLLLDEPTTGLDPRSKREVQEFVLEVRQQHDATVILTTHDMDEAERLCDRVAFIMHGKIVAQGSPEQLKRSAPGGRAATLEELFLMLTGSDWKSVVHTEEEA; encoded by the coding sequence ATGGCTTTCGAACCGCGTGACGACGACGCCGTCGTTTGCACCGGGTTGACCAAGCACTTCTGGGAGACGCCGGGCAACGACCGAGAACCGCCCGCCCCCGACGGGTCGGGCGCGGCTACCGGCAATGGGCACGACCACGAAGGAAGCCCTGCGGCTGCTGTGCCCCGCCGGGCCGCCGCAGCGGCGTGGCGACGCCTCTGGCCCGGCAGGCGCCCGCGCCGGCGGGTAGCCGCCGTGGACGGGATCGACCTTGTGGTGCGGCGCGGGGAGATTTTCGGCATCATCGGGCCCAACGGATCGGGCAAGTCGACCCTGATCCGGCTGATGGCCACGCTGCTGATCCCGGACGGCGGCACCATCCGGATCTTCGGGCACGACGTCGCGCGAGAGCAGCTCGCGGTGCGCCGCCTCATCAACCGCGTCTCGGTGGAGGCGTCGTTCTTCAAGAAGCTCTCGGCCCTGGAGAACCTCAGCTACGCGGCGCGCCTGTACGACGTCCCGCCCCGGGACGCTCGCCGGGAAGCCTTGCGTATCCTGCACCGGCTCGGGCTGGCGGAGGCGAAACTGGCCTGCCCGCTCGAGGAACTCTCCCGAGGAATGCAGCAGAAGGTCGCCATCGCCCGCGCACTGTTGACCTCTCCCGTCCTGCTGCTCCTCGACGAACCCACCACCGGGCTCGACCCCCGCTCCAAGCGGGAGGTGCAGGAGTTCGTCCTGGAGGTCCGGCAGCAGCACGACGCCACCGTGATCCTCACCACTCACGACATGGACGAGGCGGAGCGGCTGTGCGATCGGGTGGCGTTCATCATGCACGGGAAGATCGTGGCACAGGGCTCTCCGGAGCAGCTGAAGCGCTCGGCGCCCGGTGGCCGGGCCGCTACCCTGGAGGAGCTGTTCCTGATGCTTACGGGAAGCGACTGGAAGTCCGTGGTCCACACCGAGGAGGAAGCATAG